A single Desulfurellaceae bacterium DNA region contains:
- a CDS encoding amidohydrolase family protein — protein MNQLRAFVVLGVLLAAPAAAAPVVLECGKVVDVRAGAVRQAVSIRITGNTIEQLEPGYATPDDGSEVVDLRAHTCLPGLIDAHTHISSQLSQRSYTERFRLNPADYALRAASHARTTLLAGFTTIRDLGDRYNVTVSLRNAINQGVVIGPRIYTAAKSLATTGGHADPSNGLRMDLSGDPGPRQGVINSPQDAR, from the coding sequence GTGAATCAGCTCAGAGCCTTTGTTGTGTTGGGAGTGCTGCTGGCCGCGCCGGCTGCGGCCGCGCCGGTCGTGCTGGAGTGCGGAAAGGTGGTTGATGTCAGAGCCGGAGCCGTCAGGCAGGCGGTCAGCATCCGGATTACGGGCAACACGATTGAGCAGCTCGAGCCGGGCTATGCGACGCCGGATGACGGTAGCGAGGTGGTTGATCTGCGTGCCCATACCTGCCTGCCGGGCCTGATTGACGCCCATACCCACATCTCTTCGCAGCTGAGTCAGCGGTCGTATACCGAGCGCTTTCGGCTGAATCCGGCCGACTATGCGCTGCGGGCGGCCAGCCATGCCAGGACGACGTTGCTGGCCGGGTTTACCACGATTCGCGATCTAGGCGACCGCTATAATGTGACGGTCTCGCTGCGCAACGCCATCAACCAGGGGGTGGTCATCGGCCCGCGGATCTATACGGCGGCAAAATCGCTGGCCACAACCGGCGGCCATGCCGACCCGAGCAACGGGCTGCGGATGGATCTCAGCGGCGATCCCGGTCCGCGCCAGGGCGTGATCAACAGCCCCCAGGATGCCCG